The proteins below come from a single Afipia felis ATCC 53690 genomic window:
- a CDS encoding MDR family oxidoreductase produces MGTFKAVRIDKADKGTVASLTQFDESEWMEGDVVVAVEWSTLNYKDGLALTGKGPVVRRFPMIAGIDFAGTVISSEHAKWKAGDKVIGTGWGMGETHLGAYAEKTRVKGDWLVRLPEGMSAREAMAIGTAGFTAMLSVLALEKHGITPKDGAAIVTGAVGGVGSVAVSLLAKAGFHVIASTGRASESAYLKDLGAAEIIGRDELSGPAKPLAKERWAAGVDSVGSTTLANVLSMTKAHGAIAACGLAAGMDLPATVAPFILRGVCLLGIDSVMCPLPLRETAWARLAKDLDKGKLAEITREISLDEVIAAGSDILAGKVRGRVVVKIA; encoded by the coding sequence GTGGGAACGTTCAAAGCCGTCCGCATCGACAAAGCCGACAAAGGCACCGTCGCGTCGCTGACGCAGTTCGACGAAAGCGAGTGGATGGAGGGCGACGTCGTCGTGGCCGTCGAATGGTCCACCCTCAATTACAAGGACGGCCTCGCACTCACCGGCAAAGGCCCGGTGGTGCGGCGCTTCCCGATGATCGCCGGAATCGACTTTGCCGGCACCGTGATCTCCTCTGAGCACGCGAAGTGGAAGGCGGGCGACAAGGTGATCGGCACGGGCTGGGGCATGGGCGAAACCCATCTCGGTGCCTATGCGGAGAAGACCCGCGTCAAGGGCGACTGGCTGGTGCGGCTGCCCGAAGGCATGAGCGCGCGTGAGGCGATGGCGATCGGCACTGCGGGTTTCACCGCCATGCTGTCGGTGCTCGCGCTGGAGAAGCACGGCATCACGCCGAAGGACGGCGCGGCGATCGTGACCGGCGCGGTAGGCGGTGTCGGTTCGGTCGCGGTCAGCCTGCTGGCGAAGGCCGGCTTCCATGTGATCGCCTCGACCGGCCGCGCCAGCGAAAGTGCCTATCTCAAGGATCTCGGCGCGGCGGAGATCATCGGCCGCGACGAACTGTCGGGTCCAGCCAAGCCGCTCGCCAAGGAGCGCTGGGCGGCAGGTGTCGACAGTGTCGGCTCGACCACGCTGGCCAACGTTCTGTCGATGACCAAGGCTCATGGTGCTATCGCCGCCTGCGGACTTGCCGCCGGCATGGATCTGCCGGCGACGGTCGCACCCTTCATTTTGCGTGGAGTGTGCCTTTTGGGCATCGACTCCGTGATGTGCCCGCTGCCCTTGCGGGAAACTGCCTGGGCCCGGCTGGCCAAGGACCTGGACAAGGGAAAACTCGCTGAAATAACACGGGAAATCTCGCTCGACGAGGTGATCGCCGCCGGTTCCGACATTCTCGCCGGCAAGGTTCGCGGTCGCGTGGTGGTGAAAATAGCCTGA
- the nadA gene encoding quinolinate synthase NadA, whose product MPLTGLFGPEDFGAPATSKNPVAARCPSRERFASLPAPSLEWTPEVERATAHLYERVKEVIPPVEWPFMAPYIKAINELKRERNAVILAHNYQTPEIFHCVGDVGGDSLKLAIEATKVKADVIVQCGVHFMAETSKILNPAKTVLIPDSRAGCSLASSITGEDVRLLRERFPGVPVVAYVNTSADVKAEVDICCTSSNAVQVVESLGSDTVIMLPDQYLAKYVASKTKVKIIAWKGACEVHERFTGDELRSYRAADPDVQIIAHPECPPDVIKEADFTGSTAHMIDWVRNNKPKRVVMVTECSMADNVQAELPEINFVKPCNLCPHMKRITLPKILDSLLYMREEIVIDPMIADKARRSVERMVNLKN is encoded by the coding sequence ATGCCGCTGACTGGACTGTTTGGCCCCGAAGACTTTGGCGCTCCCGCCACCTCCAAGAACCCGGTGGCTGCCCGCTGTCCGTCACGCGAGCGATTCGCTTCGCTTCCCGCGCCCTCGCTGGAATGGACTCCCGAGGTCGAGCGTGCGACCGCGCATCTCTACGAACGCGTGAAAGAGGTCATCCCGCCGGTCGAGTGGCCGTTCATGGCGCCGTACATCAAGGCGATCAATGAATTGAAGCGCGAGCGCAACGCCGTAATCCTTGCGCATAACTATCAGACTCCAGAAATCTTCCACTGCGTCGGCGACGTCGGCGGCGACTCGCTGAAGCTCGCCATCGAGGCGACGAAGGTAAAGGCCGACGTCATCGTCCAATGCGGCGTACACTTCATGGCCGAGACCTCGAAGATTCTGAACCCCGCCAAGACCGTACTGATCCCGGATTCGCGCGCGGGCTGCTCGCTCGCCTCCTCGATCACCGGTGAGGACGTGCGCCTGCTGCGCGAGCGCTTCCCCGGCGTGCCGGTGGTCGCCTATGTGAACACCTCGGCCGACGTAAAGGCGGAAGTCGATATCTGCTGCACCTCCTCGAACGCCGTTCAGGTCGTCGAGAGCCTCGGCAGCGACACCGTCATCATGCTGCCGGACCAGTATCTGGCGAAATATGTCGCCTCGAAAACCAAGGTGAAGATCATTGCCTGGAAGGGCGCGTGCGAAGTGCACGAGCGCTTCACCGGCGATGAACTGCGCAGCTATCGCGCCGCCGACCCCGATGTGCAGATTATCGCGCATCCGGAGTGCCCGCCTGACGTTATCAAGGAAGCGGACTTCACCGGCTCGACCGCGCACATGATCGACTGGGTCCGCAACAACAAGCCGAAACGCGTCGTCATGGTCACCGAATGCTCGATGGCCGACAACGTGCAGGCCGAGTTGCCGGAGATTAACTTCGTCAAGCCGTGCAATCTCTGCCCGCACATGAAGCGCATCACGCTGCCGAAGATTCTCGACAGTCTGCTCTACATGCGTGAGGAAATCGTGATCGATCCGATGATCGCGGACAAGGCCCGTCGCTCCGTCGAGCGGATGGTCAATCTGAAAAACTGA
- a CDS encoding L-aspartate oxidase: MRQKEVAQVQAPDHVVIVGAGLAGLFCALKLAPRPVTVISAASLGEGASSVWAQGGIAAAVGEGDTPESHARDTIAVGGGIVDEAVAHRLASEAAERINDLLRYGVPFDRDLEGRLAVGREAAHSARRIVHVQGDRAGKAIITALIETVRKTPSIKIIEGYSAEELLVKDGAVTGLRLRNTASREALALPARAVVLATGGIGHLYAVTTNPAESYGGGLAIAARAGAVIADPEFVQFHPTAVMIGKDPAPLATEALRGEGATLINGDGERFMLKIDPLAELAPRDIVARGVFAEIAAGRGAFLDATKAVGAAFAQKFPTVYESCLAGGIDAATQPIPIAPAAHYHMGGIAVDGHGRSSILGLWAAGEVSSTGAHGANRLASNSLLEAVVYAARIADDIRSLHWQAPDPIASIGKELSAALEKDLETRLRETMSTHVGVIRDAEGLAKAIGIFGEIKTASNSIALRNMATTALLVATCAYVREESRGAHFRSDFPEASPDFARRTMTTLSAAQHIAAELVRMPSVAEVIGSLV, from the coding sequence ATGAGACAGAAGGAAGTCGCGCAGGTACAAGCGCCCGATCATGTCGTCATCGTCGGCGCAGGCCTCGCCGGGTTGTTTTGCGCGCTGAAACTCGCGCCGCGCCCCGTCACCGTCATCTCCGCCGCCTCGCTCGGCGAAGGCGCATCCAGCGTCTGGGCGCAGGGCGGCATCGCCGCAGCCGTCGGCGAAGGCGACACACCGGAATCGCATGCACGCGACACCATCGCGGTGGGTGGCGGCATCGTCGATGAAGCGGTGGCGCATCGGCTCGCCAGCGAAGCCGCTGAACGCATCAACGACCTTCTGCGCTACGGCGTGCCATTCGACCGCGATCTCGAAGGCAGACTTGCAGTCGGCCGTGAAGCCGCGCATTCCGCCCGACGCATCGTCCATGTTCAGGGCGACCGTGCGGGCAAGGCCATCATCACCGCGTTGATCGAAACAGTGCGCAAGACGCCATCGATCAAGATCATCGAAGGCTACAGCGCCGAGGAATTGCTGGTCAAAGACGGCGCAGTGACCGGTCTGCGCTTACGCAACACCGCAAGCCGGGAGGCACTCGCACTGCCCGCGCGTGCCGTGGTGCTCGCGACCGGCGGCATCGGTCATCTTTATGCCGTCACCACCAACCCTGCGGAATCATATGGCGGCGGCCTTGCCATCGCCGCCCGCGCGGGCGCGGTGATCGCTGATCCGGAATTCGTGCAATTCCACCCCACCGCCGTGATGATTGGTAAAGACCCTGCCCCGCTCGCGACCGAGGCGCTGCGCGGCGAAGGCGCGACGCTCATCAATGGCGACGGCGAGCGCTTCATGCTCAAGATCGATCCCCTCGCCGAGCTTGCGCCACGCGACATCGTCGCGCGCGGGGTGTTCGCGGAGATCGCCGCTGGGCGCGGTGCGTTCCTCGACGCCACCAAGGCTGTCGGCGCGGCATTCGCCCAAAAATTTCCGACCGTTTATGAAAGCTGCCTTGCGGGCGGAATCGATGCCGCGACACAGCCGATCCCGATCGCGCCCGCCGCGCATTACCACATGGGTGGCATCGCGGTGGATGGTCACGGACGCTCGTCCATCCTCGGCCTGTGGGCCGCGGGCGAAGTCTCCTCCACCGGAGCGCACGGCGCCAACCGCCTCGCCTCCAATTCCCTGCTGGAAGCCGTGGTCTATGCCGCGCGCATTGCCGACGACATCCGTAGTCTGCACTGGCAGGCACCGGACCCGATCGCATCCATCGGAAAAGAACTCTCGGCTGCACTCGAAAAGGATCTCGAGACCAGATTGCGCGAGACGATGAGCACGCATGTCGGCGTCATCCGCGACGCCGAGGGTCTTGCAAAGGCCATCGGCATTTTCGGCGAGATCAAAACCGCGTCGAACAGCATCGCGCTGCGCAATATGGCGACGACGGCACTGCTCGTCGCGACATGTGCCTATGTCCGCGAGGAAAGCCGTGGCGCGCATTTCCGCTCCGACTTCCCCGAGGCCAGTCCCGACTTCGCCCGGCGCACCATGACGACACTGTCCGCCGCGCAGCACATCGCGGCAGAGCTCGTGCGCATGCCGTCAGTCGCCGAAGTGATTGGAAGCCTGGTATGA
- a CDS encoding DUF3422 family protein: MPLTDKAKTAERPNEPATLAPLVPHRLRAAILNELHARPFTALPVPRRVLHFGFHTNETAAQIDRQNLLAFCIARGLPGPLPSEKHYRVSLGATALRWEQHSEFTTYTWEMPSALTDPPFTPSVAVLEPQTRAISQPGPLLVAIDLHILPKNPDHIPVEQIFDRASLASAENTDGSASYASDFRLDPSGFVRILITDNGLSSERAGAIVQRVLEIETYRAFALLGLPEAQRLSPSISKIEQKLADVTQKMREANDLGSNRQLLDELAALAADLEAGAAASVFRFGATRAYDEIIHQRLETIGERKMGGLPTWSSFLARRMAPAIRTCTTTEARQSELSLKLSRAADLLRTRVNVELEKQNQELLKSMNERTRMQLRLQTTVEGLSVAAITYYVVSLFGYVAKAAHETGYIHIEPAYMIAAFIPVAALAIWTTVRRIRKHHISHDQ; encoded by the coding sequence ATGCCGTTGACTGATAAAGCAAAGACCGCCGAGCGGCCTAACGAGCCGGCAACGCTGGCTCCCCTGGTGCCGCACCGGTTACGCGCGGCCATTCTCAACGAACTGCATGCCCGCCCCTTCACCGCGCTGCCGGTGCCACGACGCGTCCTTCATTTCGGCTTTCACACCAACGAGACCGCCGCACAAATCGACCGGCAAAACCTGCTCGCCTTTTGCATCGCGCGTGGCCTTCCCGGCCCGCTGCCGTCGGAGAAGCATTACCGCGTTTCGCTTGGCGCGACCGCGCTGCGCTGGGAGCAGCACTCCGAATTCACCACCTACACCTGGGAGATGCCATCCGCGCTCACCGACCCGCCGTTTACGCCGAGCGTCGCGGTGCTGGAGCCGCAGACTCGCGCCATTTCGCAGCCCGGCCCGCTGCTGGTCGCAATCGACCTGCATATCCTGCCAAAAAATCCGGACCACATTCCGGTCGAACAGATTTTCGATCGCGCAAGCCTCGCAAGCGCCGAGAACACCGATGGCAGCGCCTCCTACGCGAGCGACTTCCGGCTCGATCCCTCGGGTTTTGTCCGCATTCTCATTACCGACAACGGCCTCAGCAGCGAGCGTGCCGGCGCTATCGTGCAGCGCGTGCTCGAGATCGAGACCTACAGGGCTTTTGCACTACTGGGCCTGCCGGAAGCGCAGCGGCTGTCGCCATCGATCAGCAAGATCGAACAGAAACTCGCGGACGTCACGCAGAAGATGCGCGAGGCCAACGACCTCGGCAGCAACCGCCAGCTCCTCGACGAACTCGCAGCACTCGCCGCCGATCTGGAGGCCGGTGCCGCCGCCAGCGTATTCCGCTTCGGTGCGACACGCGCCTATGACGAGATCATCCATCAGCGCCTCGAGACCATCGGCGAGCGCAAGATGGGCGGTTTGCCGACCTGGAGTTCGTTTCTCGCCCGGCGCATGGCGCCCGCGATCCGCACCTGCACCACGACCGAGGCGCGGCAGAGCGAGTTGTCGCTCAAGCTGTCACGCGCCGCCGACCTGCTGCGCACCCGCGTCAATGTCGAACTGGAAAAGCAGAACCAGGAACTGCTGAAATCGATGAACGAGCGCACGCGCATGCAGCTCAGGCTGCAGACCACGGTCGAAGGCCTGTCTGTTGCTGCGATCACCTATTATGTGGTGAGCCTGTTCGGCTACGTCGCCAAGGCAGCCCACGAGACCGGCTACATCCACATCGAGCCAGCGTACATGATCGCGGCGTTCATTCCGGTCGCGGCACTGGCGATCTGGACGACCGTGCGGCGCATTCGCAAGCACCACATCTCGCACGATCAGTGA